The following are encoded together in the Oncorhynchus kisutch isolate 150728-3 linkage group LG8, Okis_V2, whole genome shotgun sequence genome:
- the mlxip gene encoding MLX-interacting protein isoform X4 yields the protein MATTSELRQYRRSTVSVKQEQDDDSDTEESNLVVKKSDGRESQIIHSGHFMVSSPHIEHPPKKGYDFDTVNKQTCRTYHFGKTSTSHLSIDASLTKLFECMTLAYSGKLVSPKWKNFKGLKLLWRDKIRLNNAIWRAWYMQYVEKRDNPVCHFVTPLDGTMDIEDHRPAEAIATEGKYWKRRIEIVIREYHKWRTYFKKRKHKDDDLSSLLKDEEMAVRRVARKSRESPVPMEMDPLFDMDVLMSEFSDTLFSTLASHQPMAWPNPREIAHAGNADMIQPGLIPLQPNLDFMDSFEPLQDLFHSLRQPIFPPASLTASSVTPLPSSSSQSQGQLLSSMHLSADLPSISHDHRLVSPAPLPISSLMANQTSGTDEGSSYVQNYMPLFTAPVPPSGQAGGSSLMQPSAPPTMPHTQPCQGAVTATSVAPPPLDDATSLDGSPPPSVITHTASSIVTPSEAATTFSQGSELSSLTRTPPPPPPPLQPLAPSPAIPLQHPQTFALPRPIQPSCSSKKTCHVQRIVPANPIPSSHLILTTPFPGHTSAVIVTPTPLKADVVPSTGVVIASSSLSRAPGFHILPQTPKSPQLIINKEDCTGHEERGSGQGSPCGSEQVSSPKSPLSSNSTALSKNESNQSRRVTHITAEQKRRFNINIGFKTLSSLVPTLKSQSNISNAGTLQKTVDYIAKLQQERQQMQEETKRLREEIEEINASINVCQEQLPATGVPITRHRFDHMREKFDEYVKSRTLQNWKFWIFSIIIKPLFESFNGTVSTTSKGELCETTLQWLDCHCSLPVLRPMVLSTLRQLSTSTSVLTDPNLLPEEATQAVTNTHRHSADS from the exons atGGCTACCACTAGTGAGCTAAGACAATACCGACGTTCCACAGTGAGTGTCAAGCAGGAGCAGGACGATGACTCGGACACGGAGGAGTCTAATTTGGTGGTTAAGAAATCGGATGGACGAGAGTCACAGATAATCCACAGTGGTCATTTCATGGTGTCCTCGCCGCACATTGAACACCCACCAAAAAAAGGCTACGACTTTGACACAGTCAACAAACAAACCTGTCGGACGTATCACTTCGGGAAGACCAGCACATCACATCTCTCCATTGACGCGTCCTTAACAAAACTTTTCGAATGCATGACCCTTGCATACAG CGGCAAGTTAGTGTCACCAAAATGGAAGAACTTCAAAGGCCTGAAGCTGCTGTGGAGAGACAAGATTCGTCTCAACAACGCTATCTGGAGGGCCTGGTACATGCAAT ATGTGGAGAAGCGAGACAACCCTGTCTGCCATTTTGTCACTCCTCTGGATGGGACCATGGACATAGAGGACCATCGTCCGGCAGAG GCAATAGCCACAGAGGGGAAATATTGGAAAAGAAGAATTGAAATTGTAATTCGAGAGTATCACAAGTGGAGGACATATTTCAAGAAAAGG AAGCACAAGGATGACGATCTCTCAAGTCTTCTCAAG GATGAGGAAATGGCCGTGCGCCGAGTTGCTCGCAAAAGCCGTGAGTCGCCTGTCCCCATGGAGATGGACCCACTCTTTGACATGGACGTGCTGATGTCAGAGTTTTCTGACACACTCTTCTCCACGCTGGCCTCCCACCAGCCCATGGCCTGGCCCAATCCGAGGGAGATAG CTCATGCAGGGAATGCAGACATGATCCAGCCTGGACTCATCCCCCTACAGCCCAACCTGGACTTTATGGACTCCTTTGAGCCATTGCAAG ACTTATTTCACAGCCTCCGTCAGCCCATCTTCCCCCCTGCTTCCCTCACTGCCTCATCCGTCACTCCTCTACCCAGCAGCAGCTCTCAATCCCAG GGCCAGCTTCTCTCTTCCATGCACCTCTCAGCTGACCTACCGTCCATCAGTCATGACCACAGACTCGTCTCCCCAGCCCCCCTGCCTATCTCCTCCCTCATGGCCAATCAAACCAGTGGGACCGATGAAGGTTCCTCCTATGTACAGAACTACATGCCTCTATTCACTGCGCCAGTGCCCCCCAGTGGTCAGGCTGGAGGCTCCTCCCTCATGcaaccctcagcccctcccacgaTGCCACACACCCAGCCCTGCCAAGGTGCTGTCACAGCAACATCAGTAGCCCCCCCACCCCTGGACGATGCTACAAGCCTGGACGGTTCCCCACCCCCATCTGTCATCACACACACCGCCTCCTCCATTGTTACACCCAGTGAGGCTGCCACCACCTTCAGTCAGGGTTCTGAGCTCAGCTCCTTAACCCggactcctccaccaccaccaccccccctccaGCCCCTGGCACCCTCACCTGCCATCCCCCTCCAACACCCCCAGACTTTCGCCCTGCCCAGACCCATCCAGCCTTCTTGCTCCAGCAAAAAGACATGCCATGTGCAAAGGATAGTTCCTGCCAACCCCATCCCCTCATCTCACCTCATCCTTACAA CCCCCTTCCCAGGGCATACCAGTGCAGTGATTGTTACTCCAACTCCCCTGAAAGCAGACGTGGTTCCCTCAACTGGCGTGGTCATCGCCTCCTCAAGCCTATCAAGG gCTCCTGGATTTCATATCCTTCCACAGACTCCGAAGTCACCCCAGCTCATTATCAATAAAGAGGACTGTACTG GGCATGAGGAGCGTGGCTCAGGTCAGGGGTCCCCGTGTGGGTCAGAGCAGGTCTCCAGTCCTAAGTCTCCCCTCAGCAGCAACAGCACAGCCCTCTCTAAGAACGAGTCCAACCAG AGCCGTAGGGTGACCCACATCACTGCTGAACAGAAGAGGCGCTTTAACATCAACATTGGCTTCAAAACACTGAGCAGCCTGGTTCCCACTCTCAAGTCCCAGTCCAAT ATCAGTAACGCTGGCACGCTGCAGAAGACCGTTGACTACATTGCGAAGctgcagcaggagaggcagcaaaTGCAGGAAGAGACCAAGAGGCTACGGGAGGAGATTGAGGAGATCAATGCCTCCATAAA TGTGTGTCAGGAGCAGCTGCCTGCTACTGGAGTGCCTATCACACGCCACCGCTTCGACCACATGCGGGAGAAGTTTGATGAGTATGTGAAGAGCCGCACACTTCAGAACTGGAAGTTTTGGATT TTCAGCATCATCATTAAGCCCCTGTTTGAGTCCTTCAATGGGACGGTCTCCACCACAAGCAAAGGGGAGCTGTGCGAGACCACACTGCAATGGCTAGACTGTCACTGCTCCCTGCCTGTGCTGAGGCCCA TGGTCCTAAGCACTCTCCGGCAGCTCAGCACGAGCACATCTGTCCTTACTGACCCTAACCTGCTGCCTGAGGAAGCCACCCAGGCTGTCACCAACACCCACAGGCACTCTGCAGACTCCTAG
- the mlxip gene encoding MLX-interacting protein isoform X3 has translation MATTSELRQYRRSTVSVKQEQDDDSDTEESNLVVKKSDGRESQIIHSGHFMVSSPHIEHPPKKGYDFDTVNKQTCRTYHFGKTSTSHLSIDASLTKLFECMTLAYSGKLVSPKWKNFKGLKLLWRDKIRLNNAIWRAWYMQYVEKRDNPVCHFVTPLDGTMDIEDHRPAEAIATEGKYWKRRIEIVIREYHKWRTYFKKRLQKHKDDDLSSLLKDEEMAVRRVARKSRESPVPMEMDPLFDMDVLMSEFSDTLFSTLASHQPMAWPNPREIAHAGNADMIQPGLIPLQPNLDFMDSFEPLQDLFHSLRQPIFPPASLTASSVTPLPSSSSQSQGQLLSSMHLSADLPSISHDHRLVSPAPLPISSLMANQTSGTDEGSSYVQNYMPLFTAPVPPSGQAGGSSLMQPSAPPTMPHTQPCQGAVTATSVAPPPLDDATSLDGSPPPSVITHTASSIVTPSEAATTFSQGSELSSLTRTPPPPPPPLQPLAPSPAIPLQHPQTFALPRPIQPSCSSKKTCHVQRIVPANPIPSSHLILTTPFPGHTSAVIVTPTPLKADVVPSTGVVIASSSLSRAPGFHILPQTPKSPQLIINKEDCTGHEERGSGQGSPCGSEQVSSPKSPLSSNSTALSKNESNQSRRVTHITAEQKRRFNINIGFKTLSSLVPTLKSQSNISNAGTLQKTVDYIAKLQQERQQMQEETKRLREEIEEINASINVCQEQLPATGVPITRHRFDHMREKFDEYVKSRTLQNWKFWIFSIIIKPLFESFNGTVSTTSKGELCETTLQWLDCHCSLPVLRPMVLSTLRQLSTSTSVLTDPNLLPEEATQAVTNTHRHSADS, from the exons atGGCTACCACTAGTGAGCTAAGACAATACCGACGTTCCACAGTGAGTGTCAAGCAGGAGCAGGACGATGACTCGGACACGGAGGAGTCTAATTTGGTGGTTAAGAAATCGGATGGACGAGAGTCACAGATAATCCACAGTGGTCATTTCATGGTGTCCTCGCCGCACATTGAACACCCACCAAAAAAAGGCTACGACTTTGACACAGTCAACAAACAAACCTGTCGGACGTATCACTTCGGGAAGACCAGCACATCACATCTCTCCATTGACGCGTCCTTAACAAAACTTTTCGAATGCATGACCCTTGCATACAG CGGCAAGTTAGTGTCACCAAAATGGAAGAACTTCAAAGGCCTGAAGCTGCTGTGGAGAGACAAGATTCGTCTCAACAACGCTATCTGGAGGGCCTGGTACATGCAAT ATGTGGAGAAGCGAGACAACCCTGTCTGCCATTTTGTCACTCCTCTGGATGGGACCATGGACATAGAGGACCATCGTCCGGCAGAG GCAATAGCCACAGAGGGGAAATATTGGAAAAGAAGAATTGAAATTGTAATTCGAGAGTATCACAAGTGGAGGACATATTTCAAGAAAAGG TTACAGAAGCACAAGGATGACGATCTCTCAAGTCTTCTCAAG GATGAGGAAATGGCCGTGCGCCGAGTTGCTCGCAAAAGCCGTGAGTCGCCTGTCCCCATGGAGATGGACCCACTCTTTGACATGGACGTGCTGATGTCAGAGTTTTCTGACACACTCTTCTCCACGCTGGCCTCCCACCAGCCCATGGCCTGGCCCAATCCGAGGGAGATAG CTCATGCAGGGAATGCAGACATGATCCAGCCTGGACTCATCCCCCTACAGCCCAACCTGGACTTTATGGACTCCTTTGAGCCATTGCAAG ACTTATTTCACAGCCTCCGTCAGCCCATCTTCCCCCCTGCTTCCCTCACTGCCTCATCCGTCACTCCTCTACCCAGCAGCAGCTCTCAATCCCAG GGCCAGCTTCTCTCTTCCATGCACCTCTCAGCTGACCTACCGTCCATCAGTCATGACCACAGACTCGTCTCCCCAGCCCCCCTGCCTATCTCCTCCCTCATGGCCAATCAAACCAGTGGGACCGATGAAGGTTCCTCCTATGTACAGAACTACATGCCTCTATTCACTGCGCCAGTGCCCCCCAGTGGTCAGGCTGGAGGCTCCTCCCTCATGcaaccctcagcccctcccacgaTGCCACACACCCAGCCCTGCCAAGGTGCTGTCACAGCAACATCAGTAGCCCCCCCACCCCTGGACGATGCTACAAGCCTGGACGGTTCCCCACCCCCATCTGTCATCACACACACCGCCTCCTCCATTGTTACACCCAGTGAGGCTGCCACCACCTTCAGTCAGGGTTCTGAGCTCAGCTCCTTAACCCggactcctccaccaccaccaccccccctccaGCCCCTGGCACCCTCACCTGCCATCCCCCTCCAACACCCCCAGACTTTCGCCCTGCCCAGACCCATCCAGCCTTCTTGCTCCAGCAAAAAGACATGCCATGTGCAAAGGATAGTTCCTGCCAACCCCATCCCCTCATCTCACCTCATCCTTACAA CCCCCTTCCCAGGGCATACCAGTGCAGTGATTGTTACTCCAACTCCCCTGAAAGCAGACGTGGTTCCCTCAACTGGCGTGGTCATCGCCTCCTCAAGCCTATCAAGG gCTCCTGGATTTCATATCCTTCCACAGACTCCGAAGTCACCCCAGCTCATTATCAATAAAGAGGACTGTACTG GGCATGAGGAGCGTGGCTCAGGTCAGGGGTCCCCGTGTGGGTCAGAGCAGGTCTCCAGTCCTAAGTCTCCCCTCAGCAGCAACAGCACAGCCCTCTCTAAGAACGAGTCCAACCAG AGCCGTAGGGTGACCCACATCACTGCTGAACAGAAGAGGCGCTTTAACATCAACATTGGCTTCAAAACACTGAGCAGCCTGGTTCCCACTCTCAAGTCCCAGTCCAAT ATCAGTAACGCTGGCACGCTGCAGAAGACCGTTGACTACATTGCGAAGctgcagcaggagaggcagcaaaTGCAGGAAGAGACCAAGAGGCTACGGGAGGAGATTGAGGAGATCAATGCCTCCATAAA TGTGTGTCAGGAGCAGCTGCCTGCTACTGGAGTGCCTATCACACGCCACCGCTTCGACCACATGCGGGAGAAGTTTGATGAGTATGTGAAGAGCCGCACACTTCAGAACTGGAAGTTTTGGATT TTCAGCATCATCATTAAGCCCCTGTTTGAGTCCTTCAATGGGACGGTCTCCACCACAAGCAAAGGGGAGCTGTGCGAGACCACACTGCAATGGCTAGACTGTCACTGCTCCCTGCCTGTGCTGAGGCCCA TGGTCCTAAGCACTCTCCGGCAGCTCAGCACGAGCACATCTGTCCTTACTGACCCTAACCTGCTGCCTGAGGAAGCCACCCAGGCTGTCACCAACACCCACAGGCACTCTGCAGACTCCTAG
- the mlxip gene encoding MLX-interacting protein isoform X2, protein MATTSELRQYRRSTVSVKQEQDDDSDTEESNLVVKKSDGRESQIIHSGHFMVSSPHIEHPPKKGYDFDTVNKQTCRTYHFGKTSTSHLSIDASLTKLFECMTLAYSGKLVSPKWKNFKGLKLLWRDKIRLNNAIWRAWYMQYVEKRDNPVCHFVTPLDGTMDIEDHRPAEAIATEGKYWKRRIEIVIREYHKWRTYFKKRKHKDDDLSSLLKGPEEQFLLFGEIFPDTFRVSLCQDEEMAVRRVARKSRESPVPMEMDPLFDMDVLMSEFSDTLFSTLASHQPMAWPNPREIAHAGNADMIQPGLIPLQPNLDFMDSFEPLQDLFHSLRQPIFPPASLTASSVTPLPSSSSQSQGQLLSSMHLSADLPSISHDHRLVSPAPLPISSLMANQTSGTDEGSSYVQNYMPLFTAPVPPSGQAGGSSLMQPSAPPTMPHTQPCQGAVTATSVAPPPLDDATSLDGSPPPSVITHTASSIVTPSEAATTFSQGSELSSLTRTPPPPPPPLQPLAPSPAIPLQHPQTFALPRPIQPSCSSKKTCHVQRIVPANPIPSSHLILTTPFPGHTSAVIVTPTPLKADVVPSTGVVIASSSLSRAPGFHILPQTPKSPQLIINKEDCTGHEERGSGQGSPCGSEQVSSPKSPLSSNSTALSKNESNQSRRVTHITAEQKRRFNINIGFKTLSSLVPTLKSQSNISNAGTLQKTVDYIAKLQQERQQMQEETKRLREEIEEINASINVCQEQLPATGVPITRHRFDHMREKFDEYVKSRTLQNWKFWIFSIIIKPLFESFNGTVSTTSKGELCETTLQWLDCHCSLPVLRPMVLSTLRQLSTSTSVLTDPNLLPEEATQAVTNTHRHSADS, encoded by the exons atGGCTACCACTAGTGAGCTAAGACAATACCGACGTTCCACAGTGAGTGTCAAGCAGGAGCAGGACGATGACTCGGACACGGAGGAGTCTAATTTGGTGGTTAAGAAATCGGATGGACGAGAGTCACAGATAATCCACAGTGGTCATTTCATGGTGTCCTCGCCGCACATTGAACACCCACCAAAAAAAGGCTACGACTTTGACACAGTCAACAAACAAACCTGTCGGACGTATCACTTCGGGAAGACCAGCACATCACATCTCTCCATTGACGCGTCCTTAACAAAACTTTTCGAATGCATGACCCTTGCATACAG CGGCAAGTTAGTGTCACCAAAATGGAAGAACTTCAAAGGCCTGAAGCTGCTGTGGAGAGACAAGATTCGTCTCAACAACGCTATCTGGAGGGCCTGGTACATGCAAT ATGTGGAGAAGCGAGACAACCCTGTCTGCCATTTTGTCACTCCTCTGGATGGGACCATGGACATAGAGGACCATCGTCCGGCAGAG GCAATAGCCACAGAGGGGAAATATTGGAAAAGAAGAATTGAAATTGTAATTCGAGAGTATCACAAGTGGAGGACATATTTCAAGAAAAGG AAGCACAAGGATGACGATCTCTCAAGTCTTCTCAAG GGGCCAGAGGAGCAGTTTTTGCTGTTTGGGGAGATCTTTCCAGACACATTCCGTGTGTCCCTTTGTCAGGATGAGGAAATGGCCGTGCGCCGAGTTGCTCGCAAAAGCCGTGAGTCGCCTGTCCCCATGGAGATGGACCCACTCTTTGACATGGACGTGCTGATGTCAGAGTTTTCTGACACACTCTTCTCCACGCTGGCCTCCCACCAGCCCATGGCCTGGCCCAATCCGAGGGAGATAG CTCATGCAGGGAATGCAGACATGATCCAGCCTGGACTCATCCCCCTACAGCCCAACCTGGACTTTATGGACTCCTTTGAGCCATTGCAAG ACTTATTTCACAGCCTCCGTCAGCCCATCTTCCCCCCTGCTTCCCTCACTGCCTCATCCGTCACTCCTCTACCCAGCAGCAGCTCTCAATCCCAG GGCCAGCTTCTCTCTTCCATGCACCTCTCAGCTGACCTACCGTCCATCAGTCATGACCACAGACTCGTCTCCCCAGCCCCCCTGCCTATCTCCTCCCTCATGGCCAATCAAACCAGTGGGACCGATGAAGGTTCCTCCTATGTACAGAACTACATGCCTCTATTCACTGCGCCAGTGCCCCCCAGTGGTCAGGCTGGAGGCTCCTCCCTCATGcaaccctcagcccctcccacgaTGCCACACACCCAGCCCTGCCAAGGTGCTGTCACAGCAACATCAGTAGCCCCCCCACCCCTGGACGATGCTACAAGCCTGGACGGTTCCCCACCCCCATCTGTCATCACACACACCGCCTCCTCCATTGTTACACCCAGTGAGGCTGCCACCACCTTCAGTCAGGGTTCTGAGCTCAGCTCCTTAACCCggactcctccaccaccaccaccccccctccaGCCCCTGGCACCCTCACCTGCCATCCCCCTCCAACACCCCCAGACTTTCGCCCTGCCCAGACCCATCCAGCCTTCTTGCTCCAGCAAAAAGACATGCCATGTGCAAAGGATAGTTCCTGCCAACCCCATCCCCTCATCTCACCTCATCCTTACAA CCCCCTTCCCAGGGCATACCAGTGCAGTGATTGTTACTCCAACTCCCCTGAAAGCAGACGTGGTTCCCTCAACTGGCGTGGTCATCGCCTCCTCAAGCCTATCAAGG gCTCCTGGATTTCATATCCTTCCACAGACTCCGAAGTCACCCCAGCTCATTATCAATAAAGAGGACTGTACTG GGCATGAGGAGCGTGGCTCAGGTCAGGGGTCCCCGTGTGGGTCAGAGCAGGTCTCCAGTCCTAAGTCTCCCCTCAGCAGCAACAGCACAGCCCTCTCTAAGAACGAGTCCAACCAG AGCCGTAGGGTGACCCACATCACTGCTGAACAGAAGAGGCGCTTTAACATCAACATTGGCTTCAAAACACTGAGCAGCCTGGTTCCCACTCTCAAGTCCCAGTCCAAT ATCAGTAACGCTGGCACGCTGCAGAAGACCGTTGACTACATTGCGAAGctgcagcaggagaggcagcaaaTGCAGGAAGAGACCAAGAGGCTACGGGAGGAGATTGAGGAGATCAATGCCTCCATAAA TGTGTGTCAGGAGCAGCTGCCTGCTACTGGAGTGCCTATCACACGCCACCGCTTCGACCACATGCGGGAGAAGTTTGATGAGTATGTGAAGAGCCGCACACTTCAGAACTGGAAGTTTTGGATT TTCAGCATCATCATTAAGCCCCTGTTTGAGTCCTTCAATGGGACGGTCTCCACCACAAGCAAAGGGGAGCTGTGCGAGACCACACTGCAATGGCTAGACTGTCACTGCTCCCTGCCTGTGCTGAGGCCCA TGGTCCTAAGCACTCTCCGGCAGCTCAGCACGAGCACATCTGTCCTTACTGACCCTAACCTGCTGCCTGAGGAAGCCACCCAGGCTGTCACCAACACCCACAGGCACTCTGCAGACTCCTAG
- the mlxip gene encoding MLX-interacting protein isoform X1, producing the protein MATTSELRQYRRSTVSVKQEQDDDSDTEESNLVVKKSDGRESQIIHSGHFMVSSPHIEHPPKKGYDFDTVNKQTCRTYHFGKTSTSHLSIDASLTKLFECMTLAYSGKLVSPKWKNFKGLKLLWRDKIRLNNAIWRAWYMQYVEKRDNPVCHFVTPLDGTMDIEDHRPAEAIATEGKYWKRRIEIVIREYHKWRTYFKKRLQKHKDDDLSSLLKGPEEQFLLFGEIFPDTFRVSLCQDEEMAVRRVARKSRESPVPMEMDPLFDMDVLMSEFSDTLFSTLASHQPMAWPNPREIAHAGNADMIQPGLIPLQPNLDFMDSFEPLQDLFHSLRQPIFPPASLTASSVTPLPSSSSQSQGQLLSSMHLSADLPSISHDHRLVSPAPLPISSLMANQTSGTDEGSSYVQNYMPLFTAPVPPSGQAGGSSLMQPSAPPTMPHTQPCQGAVTATSVAPPPLDDATSLDGSPPPSVITHTASSIVTPSEAATTFSQGSELSSLTRTPPPPPPPLQPLAPSPAIPLQHPQTFALPRPIQPSCSSKKTCHVQRIVPANPIPSSHLILTTPFPGHTSAVIVTPTPLKADVVPSTGVVIASSSLSRAPGFHILPQTPKSPQLIINKEDCTGHEERGSGQGSPCGSEQVSSPKSPLSSNSTALSKNESNQSRRVTHITAEQKRRFNINIGFKTLSSLVPTLKSQSNISNAGTLQKTVDYIAKLQQERQQMQEETKRLREEIEEINASINVCQEQLPATGVPITRHRFDHMREKFDEYVKSRTLQNWKFWIFSIIIKPLFESFNGTVSTTSKGELCETTLQWLDCHCSLPVLRPMVLSTLRQLSTSTSVLTDPNLLPEEATQAVTNTHRHSADS; encoded by the exons atGGCTACCACTAGTGAGCTAAGACAATACCGACGTTCCACAGTGAGTGTCAAGCAGGAGCAGGACGATGACTCGGACACGGAGGAGTCTAATTTGGTGGTTAAGAAATCGGATGGACGAGAGTCACAGATAATCCACAGTGGTCATTTCATGGTGTCCTCGCCGCACATTGAACACCCACCAAAAAAAGGCTACGACTTTGACACAGTCAACAAACAAACCTGTCGGACGTATCACTTCGGGAAGACCAGCACATCACATCTCTCCATTGACGCGTCCTTAACAAAACTTTTCGAATGCATGACCCTTGCATACAG CGGCAAGTTAGTGTCACCAAAATGGAAGAACTTCAAAGGCCTGAAGCTGCTGTGGAGAGACAAGATTCGTCTCAACAACGCTATCTGGAGGGCCTGGTACATGCAAT ATGTGGAGAAGCGAGACAACCCTGTCTGCCATTTTGTCACTCCTCTGGATGGGACCATGGACATAGAGGACCATCGTCCGGCAGAG GCAATAGCCACAGAGGGGAAATATTGGAAAAGAAGAATTGAAATTGTAATTCGAGAGTATCACAAGTGGAGGACATATTTCAAGAAAAGG TTACAGAAGCACAAGGATGACGATCTCTCAAGTCTTCTCAAG GGGCCAGAGGAGCAGTTTTTGCTGTTTGGGGAGATCTTTCCAGACACATTCCGTGTGTCCCTTTGTCAGGATGAGGAAATGGCCGTGCGCCGAGTTGCTCGCAAAAGCCGTGAGTCGCCTGTCCCCATGGAGATGGACCCACTCTTTGACATGGACGTGCTGATGTCAGAGTTTTCTGACACACTCTTCTCCACGCTGGCCTCCCACCAGCCCATGGCCTGGCCCAATCCGAGGGAGATAG CTCATGCAGGGAATGCAGACATGATCCAGCCTGGACTCATCCCCCTACAGCCCAACCTGGACTTTATGGACTCCTTTGAGCCATTGCAAG ACTTATTTCACAGCCTCCGTCAGCCCATCTTCCCCCCTGCTTCCCTCACTGCCTCATCCGTCACTCCTCTACCCAGCAGCAGCTCTCAATCCCAG GGCCAGCTTCTCTCTTCCATGCACCTCTCAGCTGACCTACCGTCCATCAGTCATGACCACAGACTCGTCTCCCCAGCCCCCCTGCCTATCTCCTCCCTCATGGCCAATCAAACCAGTGGGACCGATGAAGGTTCCTCCTATGTACAGAACTACATGCCTCTATTCACTGCGCCAGTGCCCCCCAGTGGTCAGGCTGGAGGCTCCTCCCTCATGcaaccctcagcccctcccacgaTGCCACACACCCAGCCCTGCCAAGGTGCTGTCACAGCAACATCAGTAGCCCCCCCACCCCTGGACGATGCTACAAGCCTGGACGGTTCCCCACCCCCATCTGTCATCACACACACCGCCTCCTCCATTGTTACACCCAGTGAGGCTGCCACCACCTTCAGTCAGGGTTCTGAGCTCAGCTCCTTAACCCggactcctccaccaccaccaccccccctccaGCCCCTGGCACCCTCACCTGCCATCCCCCTCCAACACCCCCAGACTTTCGCCCTGCCCAGACCCATCCAGCCTTCTTGCTCCAGCAAAAAGACATGCCATGTGCAAAGGATAGTTCCTGCCAACCCCATCCCCTCATCTCACCTCATCCTTACAA CCCCCTTCCCAGGGCATACCAGTGCAGTGATTGTTACTCCAACTCCCCTGAAAGCAGACGTGGTTCCCTCAACTGGCGTGGTCATCGCCTCCTCAAGCCTATCAAGG gCTCCTGGATTTCATATCCTTCCACAGACTCCGAAGTCACCCCAGCTCATTATCAATAAAGAGGACTGTACTG GGCATGAGGAGCGTGGCTCAGGTCAGGGGTCCCCGTGTGGGTCAGAGCAGGTCTCCAGTCCTAAGTCTCCCCTCAGCAGCAACAGCACAGCCCTCTCTAAGAACGAGTCCAACCAG AGCCGTAGGGTGACCCACATCACTGCTGAACAGAAGAGGCGCTTTAACATCAACATTGGCTTCAAAACACTGAGCAGCCTGGTTCCCACTCTCAAGTCCCAGTCCAAT ATCAGTAACGCTGGCACGCTGCAGAAGACCGTTGACTACATTGCGAAGctgcagcaggagaggcagcaaaTGCAGGAAGAGACCAAGAGGCTACGGGAGGAGATTGAGGAGATCAATGCCTCCATAAA TGTGTGTCAGGAGCAGCTGCCTGCTACTGGAGTGCCTATCACACGCCACCGCTTCGACCACATGCGGGAGAAGTTTGATGAGTATGTGAAGAGCCGCACACTTCAGAACTGGAAGTTTTGGATT TTCAGCATCATCATTAAGCCCCTGTTTGAGTCCTTCAATGGGACGGTCTCCACCACAAGCAAAGGGGAGCTGTGCGAGACCACACTGCAATGGCTAGACTGTCACTGCTCCCTGCCTGTGCTGAGGCCCA TGGTCCTAAGCACTCTCCGGCAGCTCAGCACGAGCACATCTGTCCTTACTGACCCTAACCTGCTGCCTGAGGAAGCCACCCAGGCTGTCACCAACACCCACAGGCACTCTGCAGACTCCTAG